From Bacteroidota bacterium, the proteins below share one genomic window:
- a CDS encoding proton-conducting transporter membrane subunit, giving the protein MQNLLQIFIFIPLLGFIVSLFIPRKKETIIFAVAIGTVCMHLIALLSYVCYWLLNDIGIIDLKHITLYKEGNIEIFIDFYFDNITAVFAVVGALISSLVIVFSRFYLHRDSGFKRFFNTILLFYFGYHLIVFSGNFETLFIGWEFIGITSFLLIAFYRDRYLPVKNGLKTISLYRLGDIFLILALWMSHHLWHENITFIKLNDLQLVNLHIEEYNYFVIFILLMIVMAACIKSAQIPFSSWLPRAMEGPTTSSAVFYGSLSVHLGVFLLLRTYPYWQSIFIIKMFIIFIGISTAIIASLIAKVQSTVKTQIAYAAIAQIGIMFIEVAMGWHILALLHFTGNAFLRTYQLLVSPSVLNYLIHDQFFSYTPKQYGTKKSFSNKFSNSIYLLSIKEWNMDAFLFRFLWSPFKWMGRKLSCIKSKAAISLLVLIYIVGLLCFIFEDKIPKQLDDILHLVFALIGMLLILVSFTEKKDAKMAWFLIIASQFFNILSIALLNDKYEYTEILIYVSGLLISAIAGFICLQKIKKLEKNLDLNSFHGHVFEYPKTGFIFLLACLGFAGLPFSPSFIGIDLMFNHIHKHEYLLVIFTTISFLLIEISVLRIYARLFLGPHKKHTHPIAFRSS; this is encoded by the coding sequence ATGCAGAATTTACTTCAAATTTTTATATTTATACCCCTCCTTGGCTTTATAGTAAGCCTGTTTATACCTAGAAAAAAAGAAACCATTATTTTTGCTGTTGCCATTGGCACGGTATGTATGCATTTAATTGCATTGCTTTCTTATGTCTGCTATTGGCTGCTAAATGATATCGGTATCATAGACTTAAAACATATTACATTATACAAAGAAGGCAATATAGAAATATTTATTGATTTCTATTTTGATAATATTACCGCGGTTTTTGCAGTAGTAGGTGCACTTATATCTTCTTTGGTTATTGTGTTTAGCAGATTTTACCTGCACCGAGATAGCGGTTTTAAGCGGTTTTTTAACACCATTTTACTTTTTTACTTTGGGTACCACTTGATAGTTTTTTCTGGCAATTTTGAAACATTATTTATTGGATGGGAATTTATAGGAATTACTTCATTTTTATTAATTGCATTTTACAGAGACAGATATTTGCCCGTAAAAAATGGCTTAAAAACTATATCATTATATAGGCTCGGTGATATATTTCTTATCCTTGCATTATGGATGAGTCATCACTTATGGCACGAGAATATTACCTTTATAAAATTGAATGATTTGCAGTTGGTAAACTTGCATATTGAGGAGTACAATTATTTTGTAATCTTTATTTTATTAATGATCGTGATGGCTGCCTGCATCAAATCGGCACAAATTCCATTTTCGTCATGGTTACCTAGGGCAATGGAAGGTCCTACCACATCGAGTGCGGTCTTTTATGGTTCGCTCTCGGTACACTTAGGTGTTTTTTTACTTTTAAGAACTTACCCTTATTGGCAAAGTATATTTATAATTAAAATGTTTATTATATTTATTGGAATAAGTACTGCCATTATTGCTTCTCTTATTGCCAAAGTGCAGAGTACGGTAAAAACACAAATTGCTTATGCAGCCATTGCTCAAATAGGCATTATGTTTATAGAAGTGGCTATGGGTTGGCATATATTGGCCTTGCTACATTTTACAGGAAACGCATTTTTGCGTACATACCAGTTACTGGTGTCGCCATCGGTGTTGAATTATTTGATACACGACCAATTTTTTAGTTATACGCCGAAGCAGTACGGCACTAAAAAATCGTTCAGCAACAAATTTAGTAACAGTATATATTTACTGAGTATAAAAGAATGGAATATGGATGCCTTTTTATTCCGGTTTTTATGGTCGCCATTCAAATGGATGGGTCGAAAATTAAGTTGCATAAAAAGCAAAGCTGCTATTTCATTATTGGTTTTAATATATATAGTGGGGCTATTGTGTTTTATATTTGAAGATAAAATACCCAAGCAACTGGATGATATTTTGCATTTGGTTTTTGCATTAATCGGGATGCTGTTAATATTGGTATCGTTCACCGAAAAAAAGGATGCAAAAATGGCCTGGTTCTTAATTATTGCAAGTCAATTCTTCAATATACTTTCCATAGCATTGCTCAATGATAAATATGAATATACCGAAATATTGATATATGTGAGTGGCCTATTGATATCAGCTATTGCGGGTTTTATATGTTTGCAAAAAATAAAAAAGTTAGAAAAGAATCTTGACCTCAATAGTTTTCACGGTCATGTATTCGAATATCCAAAAACTGGATTTATATTTCTATTGGCCTGCTTAGGTTTTGCTGGTTTGCCTTTTTCGCCCTCTTTTATAGGTATTGATTTAATGTTTAACCACATTCACAAACATGAGTATTTATTGGTAATTTTTACCACAATTAGTTTTCTGTTGATAGAAATTTCAGTACTACGCATATATGCAAGATTGTTTTTAGGCCCACATAAAAAACATACACATCCCATCGCATTTAGGTCATCGTAA
- a CDS encoding DUF2309 domain-containing protein, translating into MKVVNFNEEHIIHELKHYLPTQTPLKDFIHHNTLHAFQDMKFYDAIFKASKIFGYQATMPLNDFRKLYDIGRIRNEVLEKIIVDRKGSENIAEWKNKVLSKKYDEHNSERIGLLRAHWKIKYKIDLNNLVQPLLFRVLCSYLDQGIAIWDFPIGNKGFLEAIIELEQNSYISLFKTSRAKKLLLQENISITELLKLVVGDENYFEQYIFDQQMSHSGWSGMVATVEVMPETLLSPKNISLNDLIVFELLLEIDNLDNELGRNWEPLGTNIEQAPLDLFAATPHTELSDVFIIWQDAFEWSYYDEVLAGIKQLSISQQLNSADVKSDSKSFQAMFCIDERECSIRRHVENSDKNCETFGTPGFFSVEFYFQAQNAKFYDKLCPAPVTPKYLIKEFEVTEIRKHDLIYTNKTHSLFTGYISTLTLGFWAGIRMIQNIFKPKMSPAISNAFSHMNNKGMLTVENKNSNDRENDLQIGFTIDEMATRVASLLNGIGLTKNFAPIVYVIAHGSSSANNPHHGAHDCGACSGRPGSVNARVFSSMANNIKVRALLLEKGIDISNKTQFVGGLHDTAADEIEFYDLDILSSTNTQYHQQNAVVFENALDLNAKERSRRFASINTKNDIRKIRQAIKERSVSLFEPRPELGHGTNTLCIVGKRDLTKGLFLDRRAFLNSYDYNTDPNGIFLTGIMKPLGPVCGGINLEYYFSRVDNYKLGAGTKLPHNVMGLFGVANSSDGDLRPGLPWQMIEVHDPVRLLIIVEHFPEVVLKTVQSTPEMYEWFINEWVHLAAINPETHEIFYFKQGAFVPYKTLATEIHFFKDVHALLEDSKKMETNHIIDATQENLPVYLYN; encoded by the coding sequence ATGAAAGTTGTAAATTTTAACGAAGAACATATCATACATGAACTGAAACATTATTTGCCAACACAAACTCCGCTTAAAGATTTTATACACCACAATACACTGCATGCTTTTCAGGATATGAAATTTTATGATGCCATTTTTAAAGCATCAAAAATATTCGGATACCAAGCTACTATGCCTTTAAACGATTTTAGAAAATTGTATGATATTGGCAGAATTAGAAATGAGGTTTTGGAAAAAATTATAGTCGATAGGAAGGGGAGTGAAAATATAGCCGAATGGAAAAACAAGGTACTTTCTAAAAAATATGATGAGCACAATTCAGAACGTATTGGCTTATTACGGGCACATTGGAAAATAAAATATAAAATTGATTTAAACAATTTAGTGCAGCCACTTTTGTTTAGAGTTTTATGTAGTTATTTAGATCAAGGTATTGCGATTTGGGATTTCCCAATTGGCAATAAAGGATTCTTAGAAGCCATCATAGAATTGGAGCAAAATAGTTACATTAGTTTGTTTAAAACATCGAGGGCAAAAAAATTATTGCTGCAAGAAAATATCTCGATTACTGAATTATTGAAACTTGTAGTCGGAGACGAAAATTATTTTGAGCAATATATCTTCGATCAACAAATGAGTCACAGCGGGTGGAGCGGTATGGTTGCTACCGTTGAGGTTATGCCTGAAACACTTTTATCTCCAAAGAACATTTCGTTAAATGATTTAATTGTGTTTGAGCTGCTGCTCGAAATTGACAATTTGGATAATGAATTGGGAAGGAATTGGGAACCACTAGGTACGAATATAGAGCAAGCACCACTCGATTTATTTGCTGCTACTCCTCACACAGAATTAAGCGACGTATTTATTATATGGCAAGATGCATTTGAGTGGAGTTATTATGATGAAGTATTGGCAGGAATAAAACAATTAAGTATATCACAACAATTAAACTCGGCTGATGTGAAAAGTGATTCCAAAAGTTTTCAGGCAATGTTTTGTATTGATGAGAGAGAATGCAGTATAAGAAGGCATGTTGAAAATTCAGATAAAAACTGCGAAACCTTTGGAACTCCTGGATTTTTTAGCGTAGAATTTTACTTTCAGGCACAAAACGCAAAATTTTACGATAAGCTTTGTCCCGCACCAGTTACCCCTAAATATTTAATTAAAGAATTTGAGGTAACCGAAATAAGAAAGCACGACCTGATATATACCAATAAAACACATTCATTATTTACTGGATATATAAGTACACTCACACTTGGTTTTTGGGCTGGTATTCGTATGATTCAAAATATATTTAAACCAAAAATGAGCCCCGCTATTTCAAATGCATTTTCGCACATGAATAATAAAGGCATGCTAACGGTTGAAAACAAAAACAGTAATGACCGTGAAAATGATTTGCAAATTGGATTTACAATCGACGAAATGGCCACAAGAGTAGCAAGTTTACTAAATGGAATTGGACTTACCAAAAATTTTGCACCCATAGTATATGTAATAGCACACGGTAGCAGCAGTGCCAACAATCCGCATCATGGGGCACACGATTGCGGGGCATGCAGCGGGCGACCCGGCTCGGTAAATGCCCGGGTGTTTTCATCGATGGCAAATAATATTAAAGTTAGAGCTTTATTATTGGAAAAGGGAATTGATATAAGCAATAAAACTCAGTTTGTGGGTGGATTGCACGATACGGCAGCAGATGAAATTGAATTTTACGATTTGGATATTTTAAGTTCCACAAATACACAATACCATCAACAAAATGCTGTTGTATTTGAAAATGCGTTAGACCTAAATGCAAAAGAACGATCAAGGCGTTTTGCCTCCATCAATACAAAAAATGATATACGAAAAATAAGACAGGCCATCAAAGAGCGTTCAGTATCTTTATTCGAGCCACGACCTGAACTGGGACATGGCACCAACACACTTTGCATAGTAGGTAAAAGAGATTTAACCAAAGGATTGTTTTTAGACCGCAGGGCATTCTTAAATTCTTATGATTATAATACAGATCCAAACGGAATTTTTTTGACTGGTATAATGAAACCGCTGGGGCCAGTTTGTGGTGGAATTAATTTAGAATATTATTTTTCTCGGGTCGATAATTATAAGCTTGGAGCAGGCACAAAATTACCGCACAATGTAATGGGTTTATTTGGTGTGGCAAATAGTAGCGATGGCGACTTACGCCCAGGATTGCCGTGGCAAATGATAGAAGTGCACGACCCCGTACGCCTGTTAATAATAGTAGAACATTTTCCAGAGGTGGTATTAAAAACAGTACAATCAACCCCCGAAATGTATGAATGGTTTATCAACGAATGGGTGCACTTAGCTGCAATAAATCCTGAGACCCACGAAATATTTTATTTTAAGCAAGGTGCATTTGTTCCGTACAAAACACTGGCAACCGAAATTCACTTTTTTAAAGATGTACACGCACTTTTAGAAGATTCTAAAAAAATGGAAACTAATCATATCATAGATGCTACGCAAGAAAATTTACCGGTTTATTTATATAATTGA
- the can gene encoding carbonate dehydratase, producing the protein MEKSYNRLLKNNKEWVLKQLSIDPQYFENLAKGQTPEYLWIGCSDSRVPANEITGTKPGEIFVHRNIANMVVHSDMNMLSVLSYAVEVLKVKHIIVCGHYSCGGVLAAMGNKQYGLIDNWLRHIKDVYRMYHTELDAIENEVQRARRFVEVNVMEQVLDLGKTTIVQNAWRNNQPLHVHGWVYDIHDGIIKDLDVTCRELEDLHTIYQFDI; encoded by the coding sequence ATGGAAAAATCATATAACAGATTATTAAAGAATAATAAAGAATGGGTGCTGAAACAACTAAGCATTGACCCCCAATATTTTGAAAATTTAGCAAAAGGGCAAACCCCTGAATACTTATGGATAGGCTGCAGCGACAGCCGTGTACCCGCAAACGAAATAACAGGGACAAAACCGGGAGAGATCTTTGTACACCGCAATATTGCCAATATGGTGGTGCATTCCGATATGAATATGCTCAGCGTTTTATCTTATGCAGTAGAAGTTTTAAAAGTAAAGCATATTATAGTATGCGGGCATTATTCATGTGGCGGGGTACTGGCAGCAATGGGTAATAAACAATATGGATTAATTGATAACTGGTTACGTCATATTAAAGATGTATATAGAATGTACCATACGGAGTTAGATGCTATAGAAAATGAAGTACAAAGAGCTCGAAGATTTGTAGAAGTTAATGTAATGGAACAAGTGCTTGACCTTGGCAAAACAACCATAGTACAAAATGCGTGGAGAAACAATCAACCACTGCATGTACACGGTTGGGTATACGATATACACGATGGTATTATAAAAGACCTCGATGTTACCTGCAGGGAACTGGAAGATCTGCATACCATTTATCAGTTTGACATTTAA
- a CDS encoding SulP family inorganic anion transporter yields the protein MNTIEKKTNGLTFKYLKYDLPASMVVFLVALPLCLGIALASGAPLLSGLISGIIGGIVVGFISGSHTSVSGPAAGLAAVVFSAISELNSYDTFLLAVVIAGVIQLISGIAKAGFIANYIPSNVIKGLLAAIGIILILKQIPHIVGFDRDPEDDFSFFQKDGENTISELLNIFTYFSWGAVIVSGISLIIFIFWDKTPLKRVKFFPASLFVVILGVIINTVFQNYFPDLYIGREHLVSIPKITNISSVITMPSFSAITNYEVWIAAFTIAIIASLETLLNLEAVQNIDPNKRQASPNRELVAQGVGNIFAGMIGGIPITSVIVRGSVNINAGAKTKMAAILHGLFLLVSIIFISSILNLIPLASLATILLVTGYKLAKASLFIDMYKKGLNQFIPFVVTIVAIVFTDLLIGIIIGSITSIFYLLKSNFKNPFIIVKENMGDTVRIEFPNQVSFFNKASIKKTLDQIPENTSIIFDASNSHYIDFDVLEIIKEFRDVTAPIKKIHCKFEHFKAEYKIHNSYDSVPSH from the coding sequence ATGAACACCATTGAAAAAAAAACAAACGGATTAACATTTAAATATTTAAAATACGACTTACCAGCATCCATGGTTGTATTTCTTGTAGCGTTGCCACTGTGCTTAGGTATTGCACTGGCAAGTGGTGCCCCATTATTGTCAGGGCTTATTTCAGGTATTATAGGCGGTATAGTTGTAGGGTTTATAAGTGGGTCTCATACAAGTGTGAGTGGCCCGGCAGCAGGTTTAGCAGCCGTCGTGTTTTCAGCAATTAGTGAACTGAATAGTTACGATACCTTTTTACTGGCAGTGGTAATTGCTGGAGTAATTCAGTTAATTAGTGGAATAGCCAAGGCAGGGTTTATTGCCAATTATATTCCCAGTAATGTAATAAAAGGTCTGTTGGCAGCAATTGGTATTATCCTTATCTTAAAACAAATTCCACATATTGTAGGCTTCGACAGAGACCCAGAAGATGATTTTTCATTTTTCCAAAAAGATGGTGAAAATACTATATCAGAACTGTTGAATATATTTACCTACTTTAGCTGGGGGGCGGTTATTGTTTCTGGAATTTCGCTTATTATATTTATATTCTGGGACAAGACGCCACTAAAGAGAGTTAAGTTTTTTCCTGCATCATTATTTGTGGTAATTCTAGGTGTAATTATAAACACCGTTTTTCAAAATTACTTCCCCGATTTGTATATAGGTAGAGAGCATTTGGTGAGCATTCCAAAAATTACCAATATCTCGTCTGTTATTACGATGCCTTCATTTTCGGCTATCACAAATTATGAAGTATGGATAGCCGCATTTACTATTGCCATCATAGCTTCTCTCGAAACACTTTTAAATTTGGAAGCAGTGCAAAATATTGACCCTAACAAACGACAAGCATCGCCCAATAGAGAACTTGTTGCCCAAGGGGTTGGAAATATATTTGCAGGTATGATAGGGGGTATTCCTATTACCTCAGTTATTGTGAGAGGTTCGGTTAATATAAATGCGGGAGCAAAGACCAAAATGGCCGCTATATTACATGGTCTTTTTTTACTGGTGAGCATTATTTTTATAAGCTCTATTTTAAATTTAATTCCTTTGGCATCATTGGCTACCATTTTATTGGTTACCGGATACAAGTTGGCCAAAGCATCATTGTTTATTGATATGTACAAAAAGGGATTAAATCAATTTATCCCCTTTGTGGTAACCATTGTTGCCATTGTTTTTACTGATTTATTAATTGGAATAATAATAGGTTCGATAACGAGTATCTTTTATTTATTGAAAAGCAATTTCAAAAATCCATTTATAATCGTAAAAGAGAATATGGGGGACACTGTAAGGATAGAATTCCCTAACCAAGTTTCATTTTTCAATAAAGCAAGTATTAAAAAAACATTGGATCAAATACCCGAGAACACTTCGATAATTTTTGATGCGTCAAATTCACACTATATCGACTTTGATGTATTAGAAATCATCAAAGAATTTAGAGATGTGACAGCCCCGATAAAAAAGATACATTGTAAATTTGAGCACTTCAAGGCAGAATATAAAATACATAATAGTTACGATTCGGTACCGAGTCATTAA
- a CDS encoding M28 family peptidase: protein MNIYEASSQSDTTIIKSHLTILTKTDTARSYDNISQLNKTADFIKSIFKLYSDSIIVQEFVVDGNIYKNIICSFGTEHTKRIVVGAHYNVCGNQQGADDNASGVTGLLELARLLKEKKTNYRIDLVAYSLEEPPYFRTEYMGSCVHAKSLSDVKAKVYGMISLEMIGYFKDEKKSQSYPIGCISLVYGNKGNYIIGQ, encoded by the coding sequence TTGAATATTTATGAGGCCTCCTCTCAATCAGATACTACTATTATCAAATCACATTTAACTATATTAACTAAAACCGACACCGCTAGAAGTTATGATAATATTTCGCAACTTAACAAAACAGCGGATTTTATAAAGTCCATTTTTAAATTATATTCTGATAGTATTATTGTTCAAGAATTCGTGGTGGATGGTAATATATATAAAAATATAATCTGTTCTTTTGGAACTGAGCATACCAAACGAATAGTGGTGGGTGCCCATTATAATGTATGCGGAAATCAGCAAGGAGCCGATGACAATGCTAGCGGCGTAACTGGCTTACTTGAATTAGCACGATTACTGAAAGAGAAAAAGACAAATTACAGAATCGATTTGGTTGCATATTCATTGGAGGAGCCTCCTTATTTCAGAACGGAATATATGGGAAGTTGTGTACACGCAAAATCGCTGAGTGATGTAAAGGCAAAAGTATATGGAATGATTTCGCTGGAGATGATCGGTTATTTTAAGGATGAAAAAAAATCTCAATCCTACCCTATCGGCTGCATCTCACTCGTATATGGCAATAAAGGTAATTATATAATTGGTCAATAA
- a CDS encoding T9SS type A sorting domain-containing protein, with amino-acid sequence MKKSYYLLLLIFVINISDAFSQTSWKGTSNSTWSNKNNWTNGVPSSTVDAIIGDDNFTGRNQPTTNGSSACKSLTIGGAVSATLSLAQDFTIPEGVTINSNGNISHSGNTFTLSGNWSNSGTYTSTSGDAAVVFAGTSQTIEGSSTTAFRKLTINSGTAVTLNSNISVTGTSSNLYIYGTLDPSSYAVSGTGAYTVYSGGTLIVNVSTFAGNYSLSGTATISAGSIIDYASTTTNQTVSNSITYSTLTISGTGTKSLSGNLPSLVSSSASYGNIYINSGTFDLSSYTATRGTSSTGGTFSIATGATIKIGGINSIPTNYNTISINSNSTVEYTGTTQSIYNTSYGYLYISTSGTKTARSNLTVAKDFTLSNGTFVGGSYTHSIGGNWSMTSGTFTNTGTTITFNGNAAQTISSTGVFNNVTINNSNNINLGSNTSVNGTLTLSTGKISLGAYNLTLGNNATISGASSSNYIIATSSGSLVQQVVKNDNKTFAVGTSSTYLPAMVTLTAGSTTDNFSVRLVNEIRVGATTGDLINSHVVNATWFISEETTGGSNATVTLQWPSSMELTGFSNLNCRLAHFTAGMWDYGYTSIAASGSNPYSVSRSGFTSFSPFGIANVDALPVTWVKVFGEHIKDDNQIHWTTAGEINNEYFAIESSTDGKNFNSIGRVEGSGNSNITRDYSFIHKQAVEAIYYYRIKQVDYNGNEEYSKIIKIMQSEEQTINSVILYPNPVIDVAALSVTLNYNSDISIIVNDITGKVVCTKYVSLTKGNNLLTIDMGTYPPGVYFMHILNDSGVCNTTEFIKN; translated from the coding sequence ATGAAAAAATCGTATTATTTGCTGTTATTAATTTTCGTGATTAATATTTCAGACGCGTTTTCGCAAACAAGTTGGAAAGGAACCTCAAATTCAACATGGAGCAACAAAAATAACTGGACCAATGGAGTTCCCTCCTCAACAGTTGATGCAATTATCGGTGATGACAATTTTACCGGGCGTAACCAACCTACCACAAATGGTTCATCCGCTTGTAAATCATTAACTATTGGAGGAGCAGTAAGTGCTACTTTATCGCTTGCTCAAGATTTTACTATTCCAGAAGGTGTTACCATTAATTCGAATGGAAATATTTCGCACAGTGGAAATACATTTACTTTAAGTGGCAACTGGAGCAACTCAGGTACTTATACCAGCACAAGCGGAGATGCAGCAGTTGTTTTTGCAGGGACTTCGCAAACCATCGAAGGAAGTTCGACCACAGCATTTCGAAAATTAACTATAAACTCTGGCACTGCTGTAACACTTAATTCTAATATAAGTGTAACTGGCACCAGTAGCAATTTATATATCTATGGAACTCTCGATCCCTCATCCTATGCTGTTTCGGGAACTGGTGCTTACACCGTATATAGTGGAGGAACTTTAATAGTAAATGTTTCTACTTTTGCTGGCAATTATTCACTTTCTGGCACAGCTACTATTAGTGCTGGAAGTATTATAGACTACGCATCAACTACTACAAACCAAACAGTAAGCAATAGTATTACCTATTCAACTTTAACTATAAGTGGAACTGGCACAAAATCTTTGAGTGGGAATCTTCCCTCTCTTGTTTCCTCATCAGCATCCTACGGAAACATCTATATAAATAGCGGCACATTTGACTTGTCGTCCTATACAGCAACTAGAGGAACTTCTTCTACAGGTGGCACATTTAGTATAGCAACTGGTGCAACAATTAAAATTGGTGGAATCAATTCTATACCTACTAATTATAATACAATAAGCATAAATTCGAATAGCACAGTTGAATATACTGGCACAACACAATCAATATATAATACAAGTTATGGATATCTTTATATTTCCACATCGGGCACCAAAACTGCTAGATCGAATCTTACTGTAGCAAAAGATTTCACATTAAGCAATGGTACATTTGTAGGTGGAAGTTATACCCATAGTATTGGTGGGAACTGGAGTATGACAAGTGGTACATTTACCAATACCGGCACCACGATTACTTTTAACGGAAATGCAGCACAAACTATAAGCAGCACTGGGGTTTTCAATAATGTAACTATAAATAATTCCAACAATATTAATTTGGGAAGTAATACATCAGTGAATGGAACTTTGACACTTTCAACGGGCAAAATATCTTTGGGAGCATACAATTTAACCTTAGGGAATAATGCAACTATAAGCGGTGCCTCGTCTTCGAATTATATTATTGCAACTAGCTCAGGCAGCTTGGTGCAACAGGTGGTAAAAAATGACAATAAAACATTTGCAGTGGGAACATCAAGCACGTATTTACCTGCCATGGTAACACTAACGGCAGGCTCCACAACCGATAATTTTAGTGTGAGGTTAGTTAACGAAATAAGGGTTGGTGCTACCACTGGCGATTTAATAAACTCACATGTAGTTAATGCCACTTGGTTTATTAGCGAAGAAACAACTGGAGGCTCCAATGCAACAGTTACCTTGCAATGGCCGAGTTCAATGGAACTGACAGGATTCTCTAACCTAAATTGTCGTTTAGCACACTTTACTGCTGGGATGTGGGACTATGGTTATACATCGATTGCTGCATCGGGATCAAATCCTTATTCAGTGTCACGGTCAGGGTTTACAAGCTTCTCGCCATTTGGCATTGCCAATGTGGATGCATTGCCCGTAACCTGGGTAAAAGTTTTTGGGGAACATATTAAAGATGATAACCAAATACATTGGACAACTGCTGGAGAAATAAACAATGAATATTTTGCCATTGAATCATCGACCGATGGCAAAAATTTTAATTCAATTGGTAGAGTTGAAGGGTCAGGTAATTCTAACATCACACGCGATTATTCCTTTATCCACAAGCAGGCTGTGGAAGCTATATATTATTATCGTATTAAGCAAGTGGACTACAATGGCAATGAAGAATATTCAAAAATAATAAAAATAATGCAATCGGAGGAGCAAACAATTAATAGTGTAATATTATACCCTAACCCTGTTATTGATGTGGCCGCCTTGTCTGTTACCTTAAATTACAATAGTGATATTTCAATTATAGTGAACGACATCACGGGCAAGGTGGTATGTACAAAATACGTGAGCCTAACTAAAGGAAATAACTTGCTCACCATTGATATGGGCACCTATCCTCCTGGTGTATATTTTATGCATATATTAAATGACTCTGGGGTTTGTAATACCACTGAATTTATTAAAAATTAA
- a CDS encoding DUF2279 domain-containing protein, with protein MGSYWIYIYFVVVSFITYGILWRWQGRGSTRVFAVVTICLFIYLGALVGLANVWYGNESTSSPHWFNDMGEWRFMDKLGHVFTAFTIVRFMSKVLKWAKCKPNVSIWLGAFLGFAFMCSIELLDSLSPKYGASVADIIANALGTLVLVVQVKLFGKVKLMPKFGFQFSQYAVLRPSMLGGTWAEQALKDYNGQTYWYSMGLRDITKIKFIPSWLQISVGIGADGLLGGFENQWEQNGQSLQMLDVGRFSEIYFSLDIDWELLFVNYKWIRRFMFLANNFKTPLPTLKFSTNGSISFYWFYF; from the coding sequence ATGGGTAGTTATTGGATATACATTTATTTTGTAGTAGTATCGTTTATTACTTACGGTATACTTTGGCGATGGCAGGGTAGGGGCAGCACCCGTGTGTTCGCTGTTGTTACTATATGTCTTTTCATATACTTAGGAGCATTGGTGGGATTGGCTAATGTGTGGTATGGAAATGAATCAACCTCCAGTCCTCATTGGTTTAACGATATGGGTGAATGGCGTTTTATGGATAAGTTGGGGCATGTGTTCACAGCTTTTACCATTGTACGTTTCATGTCTAAAGTATTGAAGTGGGCAAAATGTAAACCCAATGTATCAATATGGCTTGGAGCATTTTTGGGATTTGCCTTTATGTGCTCAATTGAATTGCTCGATTCTCTATCGCCCAAGTATGGAGCATCAGTTGCCGATATCATTGCAAATGCTTTAGGTACACTTGTTTTAGTAGTGCAAGTAAAACTATTTGGTAAGGTAAAGCTAATGCCCAAATTCGGGTTTCAGTTTTCGCAATATGCTGTCCTAAGACCATCCATGTTAGGAGGTACCTGGGCCGAGCAAGCTCTTAAAGATTATAATGGCCAAACTTATTGGTATAGTATGGGGCTGAGAGATATTACTAAAATAAAATTTATTCCTTCATGGTTGCAAATTAGTGTAGGCATTGGTGCCGATGGCCTTTTGGGTGGTTTTGAAAACCAATGGGAACAAAACGGACAAAGTTTGCAGATGCTTGATGTAGGCAGGTTTTCAGAAATTTATTTTTCCTTGGATATTGATTGGGAATTACTGTTTGTCAATTACAAATGGATTAGGAGATTTATGTTTTTGGCAAATAATTTTAAAACACCTTTACCCACGCTAAAGTTTAGTACCAATGGAAGTATTAGCTTTTATTGGTTCTATTTTTAA